One Ahaetulla prasina isolate Xishuangbanna chromosome 1, ASM2864084v1, whole genome shotgun sequence DNA window includes the following coding sequences:
- the C1H2orf76 gene encoding UPF0538 protein C2orf76 homolog — MSSESVIVTIRLIRSFEHRNFRPILYRNVNLDQTVKEFIAFVKNDITSRTELLPPFRKYTYDTMKIIHQAHGSKTNELVLSLEDDDKFILAEDSTLKAAGVANETELAFFCMDDYRNYKTNPVATW; from the exons ATGTCATCCGAAAGTGTGATAGTTACCATTCGTCTAATTCGCTCTTTTGAGCATCGTAATTTCAGGCCCATTTTGTACCGTAATGTTAACCTGGACCAGACTGTAAAAGAATTTATTGCGTTTGTGAAGAACG ATATCACATCGAGGACAGAACTTTTGCCGCCTTTCAGAAAATATACGTATG ACACAATGAAGATTATCCATCAAGCGCATGGCTCTAAG ACCAATGAACTTGTTCTGAGTTTAGAGGATGATGACAAATTCATTTTGGCAGAAGACAGCACCTTGAAAGCAGCTGGAGTAG CGAATGAAACAGAGCTGGCATTTTTCTGCATGGACGATTACAGAAACTATAAAACCAATCCTGTTGCTACCTGGTGA
- the DBI gene encoding acyl-CoA-binding protein translates to MTQAEFDKAAEEVKNLKTQPSDQELLDLYAHFKQVTVGDTNTERPGMFDLKGKAKWDAWNKLKGMSKEDAIKIYIAKVNEMKEKYGMK, encoded by the exons ATGACGCAG GCAGAGTTTGATAAAGCAGCTGAAGAAGTTAAGAACCTGAAGACACAACCATCAGATCAAGAATTGCTGGATCTCTACGCCCACTTTAAGCAAGTTACAGTTGGAGATACAAATACAG AACGCCCTGGAATGTTTGATTTAAAAGGCAAAGCGAAGTGGGACGCCTGGAATAAATTAAAAG GTATGTCCAAAGAAGATGCAATCAAAATATATATAGCCAAAGTTAATGAGATGAAGGAGaaatatggaatgaaatga